Proteins from a single region of Halogeometricum borinquense DSM 11551:
- a CDS encoding PAS domain-containing protein — MSSWDTELETPIKVLYVNDSYAFTDLVCEDIETTNSEINCVTAECVGEALEILSSHPIDCVVTAYELPDRTGIDLIESIRAEDDELPVILLTEQGNENVATAATQADVTDYIPIRSDVDDCNLLINRIRTFVEAARDRKRASQLENHVQRTLERTTDAIYAVDTEWRIEYMNEQMAERVGRDPEAVIGANLWEEFPFTVGTELEEKYRTAIETGSPVTFEQHIGGPLDYWVQVRAFPDENGLTVFSHEITDERERKQELERNETVLKNIHDAVFVLDETSTIQFANAAAAQAFDRTGPDQLEGEQLKDIVGDAVSRSDIREFNQAFEEVLHAAEEDDSSATPYDCDLHFELGTPLERRCFDTRLTPLQADGEPQVLVVARDVTEQKQLEHQLWALQRTARRLNVASSPAEVGEIGVEAVADILEFEITGVWTYDERENELVPETETAAAQEQFDTLPRIPPGESLAWEAFESGEVQYCSDVSSVDESYAHGTEIHSEIVVPLGEYGILLAATTAEQTFAERQIGLFKILGATVKAAMGRAEREATLTEQKQLLDTIFEYVPIHLFIKDREGRHQWMSRGLVDDPDQYIGKTDVEADAGASEEFSKRTHAESLRVIEQGEPNPESRGIQRGVRSMVPHLESSAGRPGWGNPRRSGLLARHHGAKTMGRTTHRDEHDSLGTAC, encoded by the coding sequence GTGAGCAGTTGGGACACTGAGTTAGAGACACCTATCAAGGTGCTCTATGTGAACGACAGCTATGCGTTCACTGATTTGGTCTGTGAAGATATCGAGACCACCAACTCAGAGATCAATTGCGTTACTGCCGAGTGCGTTGGGGAGGCGCTTGAGATACTATCCTCACATCCCATCGACTGCGTCGTCACCGCCTACGAACTCCCAGACCGAACCGGAATCGATCTCATCGAATCGATACGGGCCGAAGACGACGAACTCCCAGTAATTCTGCTCACCGAGCAAGGAAACGAGAACGTTGCGACGGCGGCGACACAAGCGGACGTAACGGATTACATCCCAATTCGCTCGGACGTAGATGATTGTAATCTCCTTATCAATCGTATTCGTACGTTCGTGGAGGCGGCACGGGACCGGAAGCGTGCGAGCCAATTAGAGAACCACGTCCAACGGACACTAGAGCGGACGACTGACGCAATCTACGCCGTCGATACAGAGTGGCGTATCGAGTATATGAACGAGCAGATGGCAGAGCGCGTCGGCCGTGACCCCGAAGCGGTTATCGGCGCGAATCTCTGGGAAGAGTTTCCGTTCACCGTGGGGACTGAACTGGAAGAAAAATACCGAACTGCCATAGAGACCGGATCCCCAGTCACGTTCGAGCAGCATATCGGCGGACCACTCGACTACTGGGTTCAGGTGCGCGCGTTTCCGGACGAAAACGGACTCACAGTATTCTCTCATGAGATTACGGACGAACGAGAACGGAAACAGGAGTTAGAGCGAAACGAAACCGTCCTCAAGAACATCCACGATGCGGTGTTCGTCCTCGATGAAACGTCAACAATCCAATTCGCAAACGCCGCCGCGGCCCAGGCGTTCGACCGAACAGGCCCGGATCAACTAGAAGGAGAACAACTGAAAGATATCGTCGGAGACGCGGTCTCTCGCTCTGACATACGGGAGTTCAATCAGGCATTTGAAGAAGTACTTCATGCGGCGGAAGAAGACGACAGCAGCGCTACCCCCTACGACTGTGACCTTCACTTCGAACTGGGGACTCCACTGGAACGGCGGTGTTTCGACACGCGACTCACACCACTTCAGGCGGACGGGGAACCACAGGTACTCGTGGTTGCGCGAGACGTGACCGAGCAGAAACAGTTGGAGCATCAACTCTGGGCGCTTCAACGGACAGCACGGCGCCTCAACGTCGCCTCGTCGCCCGCTGAAGTCGGAGAAATCGGGGTCGAAGCGGTTGCAGACATACTCGAGTTCGAGATTACTGGCGTTTGGACGTACGACGAACGTGAAAACGAACTCGTTCCCGAAACCGAAACTGCGGCGGCACAAGAACAGTTCGACACCCTTCCGCGGATACCTCCCGGAGAGAGCCTCGCGTGGGAAGCGTTCGAATCCGGGGAAGTGCAGTATTGTTCCGATGTGTCCAGCGTGGACGAGTCGTACGCTCACGGGACCGAGATACACAGTGAGATAGTGGTTCCCCTCGGCGAGTACGGAATTCTCCTGGCCGCGACGACGGCCGAGCAGACGTTCGCAGAGAGGCAGATCGGTTTGTTCAAAATTCTCGGGGCGACCGTCAAGGCGGCGATGGGACGGGCCGAACGGGAAGCAACCCTGACGGAGCAAAAGCAACTCCTCGATACGATTTTCGAGTACGTCCCGATCCATCTGTTCATCAAAGACCGCGAGGGTCGTCACCAGTGGATGAGTCGCGGCCTCGTGGACGACCCCGACCAGTACATCGGCAAAACCGATGTCGAAGCCGATGCCGGGGCTTCAGAGGAGTTCTCCAAGCGCACTCACGCCGAGAGCTTACGAGTGATCGAACAGGGAGAACCCAATCCTGAATCGAGAGGAATACAACGAGGAGTTAGATCGATGGTTCCTCACCTCGAAAGTTCCGCGGGGCGACCCGGATGGGGAAATCCTCGGCGTTCTGGGCTACTCGCTCGACATCACGGAGCGAAAACGATGGGAAGAACGACTCACCGAGACGAACACGATTCTCTCGGAACTGCTTGCTAA
- a CDS encoding bacterio-opsin activator domain-containing protein, whose amino-acid sequence MTSNSLTSALRETLALFEQSGTPLTTTEIADCLELGRRSTYDRLDRLVNHGRLETKKVGANARVWWRPTEPQTEDEGFNAWPTTVESLVDDVLSRVDVGVFVLDEDFEVAWASEAVERYFGIDRSQLVGREKPELVESTVAPVIDNAERFTERVLATYEQETGTERFECRVTSGDGREERWLEHRSGPIESGPYAGGRVEVYYDVTYRKRRERKLRENRAQYETIVDTVEDGIYAVNEEMEFVVVNDGFCELTGYDREELLGSHVSMVHDNDKIMPRVESKLQTVIDTDRESARIELDIRTKSGEKVPCESRFALFPLEGSYGRCGVVRDVSDRLEREQKLQRRIRQQKSITKLGRQALEVRDIDTLLTEATRQVANTLGNDYCKILDLDADADELLLRQGVGWHDGIVGSATVSAVADDSQAAHTLRTDQPVVVSDLETETRFSGPDLLREHDVRSGISTIVGPSDDPWGILGTHDTAAKSFSTHDVNFVQSVANILASAIARHADERELVRQRERLAALNSLNEVVRETTDVVINQSTREEIEETVCEFLAKSDSYSFAWVGDVDTTSKRVNVRTKAGTKGYLDDIVISVDPNDERSNGPTGRAFKTGEIQTTQNIDQDPSHDPWREHIEAHEFRSSAAIPIIHEDAIYGVLNVYSKRLNAFEGEERAVVEQLGEIIGHAIAATERKRALMSDDVIEIAFQIPDVFEALNAESNQNGRISFDHMMPIEDERYLLYGSATGDAIDNVRSIVEQLPYWESVSFHDEGKKTDFEAQLSNPPVLSVVASAGGSIKQAVIEDGDYNITVHVAPTADIRQITKTIEETYPMAQLLKHRQVTRRDNTTNRIQRVLRNQLTERQRTALEAAYHAGFFQWPRETTGEGVAESLGVSPPTFHQHLRKAEQKVFDHLLSPVLPTQPPSPRTE is encoded by the coding sequence ATGACCTCCAACTCGCTGACGAGCGCTCTTCGAGAGACGCTTGCGCTCTTCGAGCAGTCCGGTACCCCGCTGACGACGACGGAAATCGCGGACTGTCTCGAACTCGGTCGGCGAAGCACGTACGACCGCTTGGACCGTCTCGTCAACCACGGCCGACTCGAGACCAAGAAAGTAGGAGCAAATGCCCGCGTCTGGTGGCGTCCAACGGAACCGCAGACCGAGGATGAGGGATTCAACGCTTGGCCCACAACCGTTGAGTCGTTGGTCGATGACGTTCTCAGCCGCGTCGACGTCGGTGTGTTCGTCCTTGACGAGGACTTCGAAGTCGCGTGGGCCAGCGAGGCCGTCGAGCGATACTTCGGTATCGACCGCAGTCAACTCGTTGGCCGGGAGAAACCCGAACTCGTCGAAAGCACTGTTGCACCCGTTATCGACAACGCGGAGAGATTCACCGAGCGAGTACTCGCAACGTACGAGCAGGAAACCGGAACCGAACGGTTCGAGTGCCGGGTGACCAGCGGAGACGGACGCGAGGAACGCTGGCTGGAGCATCGAAGCGGACCCATCGAGTCGGGACCGTACGCGGGTGGCCGCGTCGAGGTGTACTACGACGTGACGTATCGAAAGCGCCGAGAGCGGAAACTCCGAGAGAACCGAGCGCAGTACGAGACGATAGTCGATACCGTCGAAGATGGCATCTACGCTGTCAACGAAGAGATGGAGTTCGTCGTCGTCAACGATGGGTTCTGCGAGTTGACCGGTTACGACCGCGAAGAACTGCTCGGGAGCCACGTGAGTATGGTCCACGACAACGACAAAATTATGCCCAGAGTGGAGTCAAAACTCCAAACGGTCATCGATACAGACCGAGAGTCAGCGAGGATCGAACTTGACATCAGGACAAAATCCGGGGAGAAAGTTCCGTGTGAGAGCCGGTTCGCGCTGTTCCCATTGGAAGGAAGCTACGGGCGGTGTGGTGTCGTCCGCGACGTCTCCGACCGCCTCGAACGCGAACAGAAACTACAGCGACGGATACGTCAGCAAAAGTCAATCACGAAACTCGGTCGGCAAGCGCTCGAAGTTCGGGATATCGATACGTTGCTGACCGAAGCCACAAGACAGGTCGCCAACACCCTCGGCAACGACTACTGTAAAATTCTCGACCTCGACGCCGATGCGGACGAACTACTGCTTCGACAAGGAGTGGGGTGGCACGACGGAATCGTCGGCTCCGCGACTGTGTCCGCCGTCGCAGACGACTCCCAAGCGGCCCACACACTGCGAACCGACCAGCCAGTCGTGGTATCAGACTTAGAGACAGAAACGAGATTCAGCGGGCCGGACCTGCTCAGAGAGCACGACGTTCGAAGCGGTATCAGCACCATCGTTGGCCCGAGTGACGATCCGTGGGGTATCCTCGGAACACACGATACAGCGGCGAAATCGTTCTCCACGCACGACGTCAACTTCGTCCAGTCGGTCGCCAACATCCTCGCCTCGGCGATTGCTCGTCACGCGGACGAACGAGAACTCGTGCGTCAGCGCGAGCGATTAGCGGCGTTGAACAGCCTCAACGAAGTCGTCCGGGAGACGACAGATGTGGTCATCAACCAATCAACCCGCGAAGAGATCGAGGAAACCGTCTGTGAGTTCCTCGCCAAATCGGATTCGTACTCGTTCGCATGGGTCGGCGACGTGGACACGACCTCGAAGAGAGTCAACGTCCGAACCAAAGCTGGAACCAAAGGCTATCTGGACGATATTGTCATCTCCGTGGACCCAAACGACGAGCGGAGCAACGGTCCCACGGGGAGAGCATTCAAAACCGGAGAAATACAGACAACGCAGAATATCGACCAAGATCCCAGCCACGACCCGTGGCGTGAGCACATCGAAGCGCACGAGTTCCGCTCGTCTGCCGCAATTCCGATCATCCACGAAGACGCGATATACGGAGTCTTGAACGTCTACAGTAAGCGTCTCAATGCGTTCGAAGGCGAAGAACGGGCGGTCGTCGAACAACTCGGTGAAATCATCGGCCACGCCATCGCCGCAACGGAACGAAAGCGGGCACTCATGAGCGATGACGTGATCGAAATTGCATTTCAGATACCTGATGTCTTCGAGGCGTTAAATGCCGAATCAAACCAGAACGGGCGAATCTCGTTCGACCACATGATGCCTATCGAAGACGAGAGATATCTGCTGTACGGGAGCGCGACGGGGGACGCAATCGACAACGTTCGGAGTATCGTCGAACAACTCCCGTACTGGGAATCTGTCTCATTCCACGATGAAGGAAAGAAGACGGATTTCGAGGCTCAACTCTCAAATCCCCCTGTTCTCTCGGTGGTCGCTTCGGCTGGCGGTTCAATCAAGCAAGCTGTCATCGAAGACGGCGACTACAACATCACCGTTCATGTCGCACCGACGGCGGACATTCGACAGATAACCAAAACGATCGAGGAAACGTATCCGATGGCGCAGTTGCTCAAACACCGACAGGTGACCCGGCGGGATAACACGACGAATCGAATCCAGCGCGTCTTGCGTAACCAACTGACCGAGCGGCAGCGAACGGCGCTTGAAGCCGCCTATCACGCTGGGTTCTTCCAGTGGCCTCGGGAGACGACGGGCGAGGGCGTGGCCGAATCGTTAGGTGTCTCGCCGCCGACGTTCCACCAACACCTTCGAAAAGCCGAGCAAAAGGTGTTCGATCACCTGTTGTCACCCGTGTTACCGACACAACCACCGTCGCCTCGAACGGAATAG
- a CDS encoding ParA family protein — protein MLAYSTYSEAGGVGKTTTAANLAVAHARAGLKPLVVPLDPQDGDLSRLFGVDHERTESVDNIVRHMIRRPKGEFDDLVRTVEGVDIVPEHNMLSDLAEYLQREKDQAEAMGEAFGMHAQLLRVLREAGVPETYDVLICDPPATEGPHLYNAINATRSLVIPVEPSAKGRAAVEGLESLVVGLENQLEVEVGVLAAIPMGFKNTRDQRAVLDEIDYPIPEIVGERASMMEGCWMQQCSAFEYVREHRDRRRDYEVETLAQFDRLARHLESEVGLEAPNPPEPGDVDHEVMTV, from the coding sequence ATGCTGGCATACTCGACGTACAGCGAGGCCGGCGGAGTGGGTAAGACCACGACCGCAGCGAACCTCGCCGTGGCGCACGCCCGGGCGGGTCTCAAACCGCTCGTCGTACCGCTCGACCCACAGGATGGCGACCTCTCCCGCCTGTTCGGCGTCGATCACGAACGGACGGAGTCAGTCGATAACATCGTCCGACACATGATTCGACGGCCGAAAGGCGAGTTCGACGACCTCGTTCGAACCGTCGAAGGTGTCGATATCGTCCCCGAGCACAACATGCTTTCCGACCTCGCTGAGTACCTCCAGCGCGAGAAGGACCAAGCGGAGGCGATGGGCGAAGCGTTCGGAATGCACGCCCAACTGCTGCGTGTCCTCCGCGAAGCGGGGGTGCCCGAGACTTACGACGTTCTCATCTGCGACCCGCCGGCGACGGAGGGGCCGCACCTCTACAACGCGATCAACGCAACGCGGTCGCTGGTTATCCCCGTCGAACCGAGCGCGAAAGGCCGCGCCGCCGTCGAAGGACTCGAATCGCTCGTCGTCGGTCTCGAAAACCAACTCGAAGTCGAAGTCGGTGTACTCGCCGCGATTCCGATGGGCTTCAAGAACACGCGTGACCAGCGGGCAGTGCTAGACGAAATCGACTACCCGATTCCCGAAATCGTCGGTGAGCGTGCATCGATGATGGAGGGCTGTTGGATGCAACAGTGCTCGGCGTTCGAGTACGTCCGCGAACACCGCGACCGCCGCCGCGACTACGAGGTAGAGACGCTCGCGCAGTTCGACCGTCTCGCCCGCCACCTCGAATCCGAAGTCGGTCTCGAAGCCCCGAACCCACCCGAACCGGGAGACGTGGACCACGAGGTGATGACCGTATGA
- a CDS encoding NAD(P)-dependent oxidoreductase: MTNIAITTNSIISGKDVVVCGYGYCGRGIARKARGMGGQTIVTEVDPRKALQAHMDGHRVMEIAEASKVGDLFISATGSRNALRMEHFERMKDSAIIANSGHFDVEIDSNALESMADDVTTPKEGITRYHMPDGRRLNLLADGRLVNLTGPHSQGHPAEVMDTTFAMMFVAAYEMLAEGVEREPGLHSIPDRRVGTSGQ, translated from the coding sequence CTGACGAACATCGCCATCACGACGAATTCGATCATCTCCGGTAAGGACGTGGTCGTTTGCGGCTACGGCTACTGCGGCCGCGGTATCGCGCGCAAAGCCCGCGGGATGGGCGGTCAGACCATCGTCACCGAAGTTGACCCCCGAAAAGCCCTGCAGGCGCACATGGACGGCCATCGCGTGATGGAGATAGCCGAGGCGTCGAAGGTTGGTGATCTGTTCATCTCCGCAACGGGGAGCCGAAACGCTCTCCGAATGGAACACTTCGAGCGGATGAAAGACAGCGCGATTATCGCCAACTCGGGACACTTCGACGTCGAAATCGACAGCAACGCCCTAGAATCGATGGCCGACGACGTGACGACACCGAAAGAAGGGATCACTCGGTATCACATGCCCGACGGTCGGCGGTTGAACCTACTGGCGGACGGCCGCCTCGTCAACCTCACCGGACCGCACAGCCAAGGGCACCCTGCCGAGGTCATGGACACCACGTTCGCCATGATGTTCGTCGCCGCCTACGAGATGCTCGCCGAGGGAGTCGAACGTGAACCGGGTCTCCACAGCATTCCAGATAGACGAGTGGGAACATCCGGACAGTAA
- a CDS encoding HD domain-containing protein, which produces MPQELGPLARELSLSYYEDALPAHDRFHANRVRDVAIRLANECENNVDRDVLSAAAWLHDIGRPRERVGKIGNHDEWGTAEAAALLADEGVPTDHIAAIKHCIRTHSIRSSSPEPETIEAKLLFDADKLDAAGARGLIRMACIVGERSGRAGEKYAVIDDSTASGMASPDSPDVSLLREWAEERLNRLYTSPGRRLGESRRRFMDEFFTQFTGEIGVAGEK; this is translated from the coding sequence ATGCCGCAGGAATTAGGTCCTCTTGCTCGAGAACTATCCCTGTCGTATTACGAAGACGCCCTCCCAGCCCACGACCGTTTCCACGCGAATCGGGTCCGCGATGTGGCGATTCGGTTAGCAAATGAGTGTGAGAACAACGTCGACAGAGACGTTCTGTCTGCAGCGGCGTGGTTGCACGACATTGGTCGCCCACGAGAGAGAGTGGGGAAAATCGGCAATCACGACGAATGGGGCACCGCTGAAGCGGCGGCCCTTCTTGCGGACGAAGGGGTTCCAACTGACCACATCGCCGCTATTAAACACTGTATCCGCACCCACAGTATTCGGTCTAGCTCCCCAGAACCGGAGACGATCGAGGCGAAATTACTCTTTGACGCGGATAAGTTGGACGCTGCTGGCGCACGCGGTCTCATTCGGATGGCCTGTATTGTCGGCGAGCGGTCGGGGAGAGCGGGCGAGAAATACGCAGTAATCGATGATTCCACAGCCTCTGGCATGGCTTCACCGGATTCCCCAGACGTGTCTCTCCTTCGAGAGTGGGCCGAGGAGCGTCTGAATCGGTTGTATACCTCACCCGGACGCCGTCTTGGCGAATCCCGACGGCGTTTCATGGACGAGTTTTTCACACAGTTTACTGGTGAAATCGGCGTTGCAGGGGAGAAATAG
- a CDS encoding ABC transporter substrate-binding protein: MSEYSSSSYGRRGFLARAGAVAGTAAIGGLAGCTSLTGGGSNIDTLNVAYKPVFPFLQRHIMDQQGFFDELGPSVEQTNFADKGLTIVKAYADGDIDLAFMGITPVIKMKHKGIPGKVTAANHKNGFVAMAHEEFVSLWEKHGADAFQKFREQNGRKFRFSTFPKGSVAYILVQYWLREELGVSPDVVEIETLGGAGPVRQSLLTGNADGTFIMEPIPTALQLKDAPFEWLTWSGEFMSGQPGGVMFMHDRLWKDSPDLAQSIVEKHVRATQLINNKPDTAAKAVSQTLGEKLPLKVAKKAVRSKASNYISNPTEIADGTQLFVDEMKSLGQIKQTVETGTIFEPSLHREVSQ, encoded by the coding sequence GTGTCGGAGTATTCCTCGAGCAGTTACGGGCGACGTGGTTTTCTCGCGCGGGCAGGCGCAGTTGCTGGAACCGCAGCTATCGGCGGTCTCGCAGGCTGTACATCTTTGACTGGGGGCGGAAGCAACATCGACACCCTGAATGTAGCGTACAAGCCCGTCTTTCCGTTCCTGCAGCGGCACATCATGGACCAGCAGGGCTTTTTCGACGAACTCGGACCGTCGGTCGAACAGACTAATTTCGCCGATAAGGGCCTTACAATCGTCAAGGCGTACGCTGACGGCGATATCGACCTCGCATTCATGGGTATCACGCCGGTCATCAAGATGAAGCACAAGGGTATCCCGGGAAAAGTGACCGCGGCCAACCACAAGAACGGGTTCGTCGCCATGGCTCACGAGGAGTTTGTAAGCCTCTGGGAGAAACACGGTGCCGACGCCTTCCAGAAGTTCCGCGAACAGAACGGCCGGAAGTTCCGCTTTAGCACGTTCCCGAAAGGGAGTGTCGCCTACATCCTCGTCCAGTATTGGCTTCGTGAGGAACTCGGCGTCTCGCCGGACGTTGTCGAAATCGAAACGCTGGGGGGTGCAGGCCCGGTTCGGCAGTCGTTACTCACTGGTAACGCTGACGGAACGTTCATCATGGAACCAATCCCCACCGCGTTACAGTTGAAAGACGCTCCCTTCGAGTGGCTCACCTGGTCCGGCGAGTTTATGTCCGGCCAGCCCGGTGGCGTCATGTTTATGCACGACCGCCTTTGGAAGGACAGTCCAGATCTTGCGCAGTCCATCGTTGAGAAACACGTCCGCGCTACCCAACTCATCAATAACAAGCCCGACACCGCGGCCAAGGCGGTCAGTCAGACACTCGGCGAGAAACTGCCGCTCAAAGTCGCAAAGAAGGCGGTGCGGTCGAAGGCGTCGAACTACATCTCGAATCCCACCGAGATCGCGGATGGAACGCAACTGTTCGTCGATGAGATGAAGTCGCTCGGCCAGATCAAGCAGACAGTCGAAACAGGGACCATATTCGAGCCGTCCCTGCACCGCGAGGTCTCGCAGTAG
- a CDS encoding ABC transporter permease translates to MATEFDRGGESDGSRASSARQMLFGGGFERKRISRGVLGTGCFLALWWLAGRTQPSYLLPTPPEVGLALWTELTSGELFVHLGQSLLHYVPGVVVGVTVGSAVGIAVGWSDALDDACTPIIRILRPIPPLAWIVFAIIWFGLGHSGAAFIVFIGAFWITFYNAYSGVESASRELMEVAETLGVDTDWRLIRRVVLPDATPELLTGLRTSVGQCWMMVIAAELFGAPGVGYEIITSSNNLATERSVAYMLTISAVFLVSDWGVRRLEARLLAWRQ, encoded by the coding sequence ATGGCTACCGAGTTCGACCGTGGTGGCGAGAGCGACGGGTCCCGAGCGTCGTCAGCGCGGCAGATGCTGTTCGGCGGCGGGTTCGAGCGCAAGCGAATCAGTCGCGGAGTACTCGGAACCGGTTGCTTTCTCGCACTCTGGTGGCTCGCTGGGCGGACACAACCGTCGTATCTTCTCCCGACGCCACCTGAGGTCGGTCTCGCGCTTTGGACAGAACTCACGAGCGGTGAGCTATTCGTCCATCTCGGACAGAGCCTCCTCCATTACGTTCCGGGTGTTGTCGTTGGTGTGACGGTCGGTAGTGCAGTCGGCATCGCGGTCGGATGGAGCGACGCACTTGATGACGCCTGCACACCAATCATCCGGATACTTCGCCCGATTCCGCCGCTCGCCTGGATCGTATTTGCTATCATCTGGTTCGGACTCGGCCACTCGGGCGCGGCCTTTATTGTGTTCATCGGCGCGTTCTGGATCACGTTTTACAACGCCTACAGCGGCGTTGAAAGCGCTTCTCGTGAACTGATGGAAGTTGCCGAGACGCTTGGTGTGGACACCGACTGGCGATTGATTCGTCGGGTCGTCCTTCCGGACGCGACACCAGAGCTGTTGACTGGACTGCGGACGAGCGTCGGCCAGTGTTGGATGATGGTCATTGCGGCAGAACTGTTCGGTGCGCCGGGCGTCGGGTACGAGATTATTACGAGTTCAAACAATCTCGCTACGGAGCGAAGTGTCGCCTATATGCTTACGATCAGCGCCGTGTTTCTGGTGAGTGACTGGGGCGTTCGCCGACTCGAAGCGAGACTGCTCGCGTGGCGACAATGA
- a CDS encoding ABC transporter ATP-binding protein, translated as MTGTESSSAALISLENVDKRYESTNGSGTDALTNISFSVASGEFVTVVGPSGCGKTTLIRLVGGLESPTSGAVRVDGRTVSGPSPNRAMVFQEHRLFPWLTVRENIAFGLVEAGVPERTRTERTDELLELVGLVEYSDMYPTALSGGMKQRVGLARALAVDPDILLMDEPFGSVDAQTRRTLQGELLDIWRETGKTVLFVTHDVEEAVRLGDRLLVMQNNPGRIRNSLDVDIARPRTGQREELAALETRVLDLLNKSGTRSV; from the coding sequence ATGACCGGCACTGAGTCGTCGTCCGCCGCACTGATTTCGCTCGAAAACGTCGATAAACGGTACGAATCCACGAATGGGAGTGGGACCGACGCGTTGACGAACATCTCCTTCAGCGTTGCGTCCGGCGAGTTTGTGACTGTCGTCGGGCCGTCCGGATGTGGGAAGACGACGTTGATTCGCCTCGTCGGTGGGTTGGAGTCGCCGACGAGCGGTGCAGTTCGGGTCGATGGACGAACTGTGTCCGGTCCATCACCGAATCGGGCGATGGTGTTCCAAGAGCACCGGCTGTTCCCGTGGTTGACCGTCCGAGAGAACATCGCGTTTGGCCTCGTTGAAGCGGGCGTTCCAGAGCGTACGAGAACTGAACGGACGGACGAGTTGCTCGAACTTGTTGGACTAGTGGAGTACAGTGACATGTATCCCACAGCACTGTCTGGTGGGATGAAACAGCGTGTCGGACTCGCACGTGCGCTTGCAGTGGATCCGGACATTCTGTTGATGGACGAGCCGTTCGGGAGCGTTGACGCACAGACGAGACGGACATTACAGGGCGAACTGCTCGACATTTGGCGTGAAACTGGTAAGACGGTGTTGTTTGTCACACACGATGTCGAGGAGGCTGTCCGCTTGGGCGACCGCCTTCTCGTGATGCAAAACAATCCCGGACGTATTCGGAACTCTTTGGACGTGGATATCGCTCGGCCGCGAACTGGTCAGCGGGAGGAGTTAGCGGCACTCGAAACACGAGTGCTTGATCTGCTGAATAAGTCGGGTACCCGTAGCGTCTGA
- a CDS encoding CPBP family glutamic-type intramembrane protease yields MIPTGPIACAFTLFCTLSHPFLGVGGALQISVNAVLSTLLYVWRRNLFTCILAHAMTDIYAFVSIPRYLMQYVG; encoded by the coding sequence ATGATCCCGACCGGACCGATAGCGTGTGCCTTTACTCTTTTTTGTACTCTTTCACATCCCTTTTTGGGCGTCGGTGGGGCGCTCCAGATCAGCGTGAATGCAGTGCTATCAACGCTTCTCTACGTCTGGCGACGGAATCTGTTCACATGTATCCTCGCGCATGCAATGACCGATATCTATGCGTTCGTCAGTATTCCACGGTATCTAATGCAGTATGTGGGGTAA